Below is a genomic region from Primulina eburnea isolate SZY01 chromosome 9, ASM2296580v1, whole genome shotgun sequence.
CttgagggttatcttatttaTGATGTAGATAAGACAGAGAAGAAGAAGGAGGTGGGAATAAAGGAGATACTTTGTAGTTCTGAGTTTGCCGATGTATTTTCTGAGGAGATTCCAGGCTTCCCACCAGCCCGTTAGCTGGAGTTTgggattgagttgatgccagatACTTCCCCTATTTCTCGTGCTCCTTACATAGTGGCACCAGCATAATTGATAGAGTTGAAAGCCCAGTTACAGGACTTGCTGGACAAGTTATACATTCGTCCTAGTGTATCgccttggggtgcaccagtctttatttgtgagaaagaaagatggaacgATGCAactttgtattgactatcgaCAACTGAATAAGGTAacgattaagaataaatatcccctCCCTTGTAtggatgatttgtttgatcagttgcagggaacCTCAGTGTATTCAAAGATTTATTTGAGGTCAAGATATCATCTGATACGAGTTCGAGAGGAGGATATCCAGAAGATAACAATCAGAACCagatatggacattatgagtttttagttatgccgtttgggttgacgaatgctcctgctatgtTTATGAGTTTGGTGAATAGGGTATTTCAGCATTATCTCAATCAgtttgttattgtgtttattgatgatatattgatatattcAAGAGTAAGGCTGAGAATGCAGGGCACTTGCGTTAAGCATTACAGGTACTGTGAGATACACAGTTGTATGCCAACtcagtaaatgtgagttttggttcgATCGTgtggtcttcttgggtcatgttATATCGAGAGATGTGATTTCCGTTGATCCAACGAAGGTTGAAGCCATGTCGCAGTGGTCTGCAcctacatctgtaccagagatccATATTTTCTTAGGTTTAGCAGattattatcgtcgatttatcgaGGGATTTTCAAATATTGCTAGACCTTTGACACAGTTGAATCAGAAAGTTGTGCAATTTCAGTGATCTGAAGCATGTGAGAGGagttttcaggagttgaagcacCGACCGATGACCGCACTAGTGTTATCAATCCCTACAGAAAACGAGAGGTTTGTTGTTTATATTGATGCATCATTACATGGTTTggatgtgttttgatgcaggatCGGCAGGTTGTGGCATTTGCCTCGAGACAACTAAATCCACACGAAACAAGATACCATGTGCATGATTTGGAGTTGGCAGCCATTATCTTTGTCTTGAAGATATGGCAACACTATTTATATGGTATCTCGTTTACGATTTATACAGATCATAAGGTTTGAGATTTTTGTTTACAaagacagagttgaatatgagacagagactgTTGTTTACGATTTTAAtggatcataagagtttgagattttggtTTACAAAGAcaaagttgaatatgagacagagactgtggttagatttgttgaaagattatgactgtgagATTGAGTATCATCCTGGTCGAGCTAATCTTACAGTTGATGCATTGAGTCGTAAAGTGAGCTGTACCGCAGAGGATGTTAATCGTTCATCATGTCTTGTTGATCCTTGGGATACGATTTTGATATCGCTACGACTCATATCCAGATATCTACCTTATTAGCCGAACCTGATATTTATGGTTGTATTCGTGAGGCACATATGACAAATGAGAGAGTTCATCGATGGAAGAAGTTAGTTTCTCGGAAACAAGGTACTCGTTTTAGAGTAGCTGATGATGGTAGTTTGAGGATGCATGATAGATAGGTAGTTCCTGAAGCATCTGAGTTGCACCAAGGCCTATTGCAGcgtgcacattgtagtcggtatTCTATCCACCCTGGTGGcaagaagatgtataaggatctacgctctcagttttggtggaagggAATGAAACGTGATGTGATTTCTTTTTATGTCGATGTCTCAATTGTCAACAGATCAAAGTTGAGAGAAGAAGGTCAGGAGGTGAACTGGGGAGTTTAGAAGTACCGACGTGGAAATAGGAGTATATATCGATGGGTTTTGTGACCCATTTGCAAAGAGCACTAAAACTATTGATTCTATTTGGGTGTTTGTTGATCGATTGATGAAAGTTGCACATTTTATACCCTATAGCATGAATATTACGTATTTGAAGA
It encodes:
- the LOC140840853 gene encoding uncharacterized protein, whose protein sequence is MTDFDCIVEINVLRRCCATVDCYQRVVYFYTYQKGRWTFYGKGSHPRIPLVYAIRMSRLLEYGLEGYLIYDVDKTEKKKEVGIKEILCSSEFADVFSEEIPGFPPARTVRYTVVCQLSKCEFWFDRVVFLGHVISRDVISVDPTKVEAMSQWSAPTSVPEIHIFLGLADYYRRFIEGFSNIARPLTQLNQKDRQVVAFASRQLNPHETRYHVHDLELAAIIFVLKIWQHYLYGISFTIYTDHKVVPEASELHQGLLQRAHCSRYSIHPGGKKMYKDLRSQFWWKGMKRDVISFYVDVSIVNRSKLREEGQESSILLVEFVYNNSYQNSIQMAPFEALYGRRCRSLLYWDNVDQAIVSGHEMIQEMEHKVKLIQQRLKASQDRQTAYANKIRRPLEFQQGNRVFLKVSPFCGTVRFGMKGKLAPRYVGMYEILQWIGTLAYQLALPPSLSDIHDVFHVSLFRKYEPNSSHVLDIYEVQLDPDVSYIERPVCILDRSE